A single window of Mugil cephalus isolate CIBA_MC_2020 chromosome 1, CIBA_Mcephalus_1.1, whole genome shotgun sequence DNA harbors:
- the si:ch211-180f4.1 gene encoding leucine-rich repeat neuronal protein 1, with protein sequence MGPAVLRVLLFSLLTSSVWAAVGGASLDKDGGVLCPLQCVCETRPWYTPQSVYQQARTVDCNELHLHTLPDNISQHTQVLLLQSNNISSINDELQSLINLTELDLSQNHFTQVSSMGLASLTHLVTLYLEENQVEELEDFGLRNLSSLEELYINHNHISSIGPRAFSGLAKLLRLHLNSNRLVAIDSRWFQSLPSLEILMIGENPILGLEEKNFLPLSRLHSLVLAGMGLASVPSAAFLGLDDLESLSFYDNQLRSVPRDALSMLPNLKFLDLNRNPISRVQQGDFQNLQHLEELSLNNMEDLLMLDRWSFQNLPELSKLELSNNPRLSYVHPETFSDLSSLRTVLLHNNQLSLVSGDVLSSLPSLEEVSLHSNPLRCDCLSSWGRRLGNQTSQLKLLESSITLCSSPPPLIGRELQEVVVAGWRGGGASSCLPRISPHAFPPTMNVSRGRPIMLECWADADPAPQFYWVTPTGDKVTSEAVSEVGGGRRRKHRVFESGSLLIEEAEPPDSGVYTCVAWNAEGADTRSVSVSVDSQGSEGGAWGGLEPGRGQPWLGNWSSTAASLVVLAKVVHAHSLVLEWKLFPSGGASSVGQNQQDAPLPLGQRTSATIHIHNPQISYTAKVPVDVQEYNLTHLLPATEYQVCLSVSSSGLAPPPVLTSCVNVTTEGAVLSVELVASRRSSVALAAVLGSMFAVSIMALLLVYMGRRVHMNKSCGPSLKKYMQHSASIIPLNELYPPLISLGDDKDKEEPEGRGLGGEEEEEVGGSHIDTTKTYMW encoded by the exons ATGGGACCTGCAGTCCTCCGCGTGCTTCTCTTCTCCCTGCTGACATCATCAGTGTGGGCCGCGGTGGGCGGGGCCAGTCTGGATAAAGATGGCGGCGTCCTGTGtcctctgcagtgtgtgtgtgagacgcGACCTTGGTACACACCACAGTCTGTTTACCAGCAGGCCCGGACGGTGGACTGCAACGAGCTGCACCTACACACACTGCCAGACAAcatctcacaacacacacag gttCTTCTGCTCCAGAGCAACAACATTTCCTCCATTAATGATGAACTTCAGAGTCTGATCAACCTCACAGAGCTGGACCTGTCCCAGAACCACttcacacag gTGAGCTCCATGGGTCTGGCCTCTCTGACTCACCTGGTGACTCTGTACCTGGAGGAGAAccaggtggaggagctggaggacttCGGTCTGAGGAACCTGTCCAGTCTGGAGGAGCTCTACATCAACCACAACCACATCTCCTCCATCGGACCCAGAGCCTTCTCCGGCCTCGCCAAGCTGCTGAG GCTCCACCTTAACTCCAACCGCCTGGTGGCCATCGACAGCCGCTGGTTCCAGTCGCTGCCGTCCCTGGAGATCCTGATGATCGGGGAGAACCCCATCCTgggtctggaggagaagaacttCCTGCCCCTGTCCCGCCTCCACAGTCTGGTCCTGGCCGGGATGGGACTGGCCTCCGTCCCCTCGGCCGCCTTCCTGGGCCTGGACGACCTGGAGAGTCTGTCCTTCTACGACAACCAGCTCAG GTCTGTCCCCCGGGACGCTCTGAGCATGCTCCCTAACCTCAAGTTCCTGGACCTAAACAGGAACCCCATCAGCCGAGTCCAGCAGGGGGACTTCCAGAACCTGCAGCACCTGGAGGAGCTCAG TCTCAACAACATGGAGGACCTGCTGATGTTGGACCGCTGGTCTTTCCAGAATCTTCCTGAATTGTCCAAACTGGAGCTGAGTAACAATCCTCGTCTGTCCTACGTCCACCCTGAGACCTTCAG TGACCTGTCCTCCCTGCGGACTGTCCTCCTCCATAATAACCAGCTCAGCCTCGTCTCCGGGGACGTCCTGTCCTCGCTGCCATCCCTGGAGGAGGTGTCCCTCCACTCCAACCCGCTACGCTGCGACTGTCTGTCCTCCTGGGGACGTCGCCTTGGAAACCAGACGTCCCAGCTGAAGCTGCTGGAGTCCTCCATCACCCTGTGCTCCTCGCCGCCTCCTCTGATTGGTCGGGAGCTCCAGGAAGTGGTGGTGGCTGGATGgcgagggggcggggccagcaGCTGCCTTCCTCGCATCTCTCCACACGCCTTCCCGCCCACCATGAACGTCAGCCGAGGACGGCCAATCATGCTGGAGTGCTGGGCCGACGCTGACCCCGCCCCCCAGTTCTACTGGGTGACGCCCACTGGAGACAAG GTGACCTCGGAGGCCGTATcggaggtgggggggggcaggaggaggaagcatcGTGTCTTTGAGTCGGGCTCGTTGCTGATTGAGGAGGCGGAGCCTCCAGACTCAGGTGTGTACACCTGTGTGGCCTGGAACGCAGAGGGGGCTGACACCAGGAGCGTCTCAGTGTCTGTGGACTCCCAGGGCTCTGAGGGGGGGGCCTGGGGGGGCTTAGAGCCCGGCAGAGGGCAGCCCTGGCTGGGGAACTGGTCCAGCACTGCAGCCTCTCTGGTGGTTCTCGCTAAG GTGGTTCACGCCCACTCGCTGGTGTTGGAGTGGAAGTTGTTTCCCAGTGGAGGAGCTTCGTCTGTGGGTCAGAACCAGCAGgacgcccccctccctctgggCCAGAGGACCAGTGCCACCATTCACATCCACAACCCTCAGATCAGCTACACAGCCAAG GTTCCTGTAGATGTGCAGGAGTATAACCTGACTCACCTCCTTCCGGCCACCGAGTACCAGGTCTGCCTGAGCGTGTCCTCCTCCGGCCTCGCCCCCCCCCCAGTCCTGACGTCCTGCGTGAACGTGACCACGGAGGGGGCGGTGCTGTCTGTGGAGCTGGTGGCGTCGCGGCGTAGCAGCGTGGCGTTGGCGGCCGTCCTGGGCTCCATGTTCGCCGTGTCCATCATGGCTCTGCTGCTGGTCTACATGGGACGACGCGTCCACATGAACAAGAGCTGCGGCCCCTCCCTCAAGAAGTACATGCAGCACAGCGCCTCCATCATCCCCCTCAACGAGCTGTACCCCCCCCTCATCTCACTGGGCGAcgacaaggacaaggaggaacccgaggggcggggcctggggggggaggaggaggaggaggtgggggggagtcACATAGACACTACAAAGACCTACATGTGGTAG